One Oncorhynchus keta strain PuntledgeMale-10-30-2019 chromosome 23, Oket_V2, whole genome shotgun sequence DNA segment encodes these proteins:
- the LOC127911114 gene encoding uncharacterized protein LOC127911114 yields MMSLSCLVLYFCQSVSLSSSFSLFLHQVFLLLSLPPSGLPSLSSSIRSSSIRSSSFSLFLHQVFLLLSLPPSGLPPSLSSSIRSSSSLFLHQVFLLLSLPPSGLPPSLSSSIRSSSFSLFLHQVFLLLSLPPSGLPPSLSSSIRSSSFSLFLHQVFLLLSLPPPGLPPSLSSSTRSSSFSLFLHQVFLLSLPPSGLPPSLSSSIRSSSSLFLHQVFLLLSLPPPGLPPLSSSTRSSSFSLFLHQVFLLSLPPPGLPPSLSSSTRSSSSLFLHQVFLLLSLPPPGLPPSLSSSIRSSSFSLFLHQVFLLLSLPP; encoded by the exons ATGATGTCTCTCTCTTGCCTCGTGTTGTATTTTTGTCAGTCCGTCAGTctgtcttcctccttctctctcttcctccatcaggtcttcctccttctctctcttcctccatcaggtcttccttctctctcttcctccatcaggtcttcctccatcaggtcttcctccttctctctcttcctccatcaggtcttcctccttctctctcttcctccatcaggtcttcctccttctctctcttcctccatcaggtcttcctcctctctcttcctccatcaggtcttcctccttctctctcttcctccatcaggtcttcctccttctctctcttcctccatcaggtcttcctccttctctctcttcctccatcaggtcttcctccttctctctcttcctccatcaggtcttcctccttctctctcttcctccatcaggtcttcctccttctctctcttcctccatcaggtcttcctccttctctctcttcctccaccaggtcttcctccttctctctcttcctccaccaggtcttcctccttctctctcttcctccatcaggtcttcctcctctctcttcctccatcaggtcttcctccttctctctcttcctccatcag gtcttcctcctctctcttcctccaccaggtcttcctccttctctctcttcctccaccag gtcttcctcctctctcttcctccaccaggtcttcctccttctctctcttcctccatcaggtcttcctcctctctcttcctccaccaggtcttcctccttctctctcttcctccaccaggtcttcctcctctctcttcctccaccaggtcttcctccttctctctcttcctccaccaggtcttcctccttctctctcttcctccatcaggtcttcctccttctctctcttcctccatcaggtcttcctccttctctctcttcctccataa